The Haloferax volcanii DS2 DNA segment TACGACGAGCGGGGGAAGCGAGTCTCGCCGACCGACGCCACGGAACCGGTCGCCGGACACGTCCGCCGGATCACGACGGCGTGTTACAGGCCGGACGCGGGGAGGGGCGATGAGTCGTAGCGACGGGTACCGAACCTTCCCGACGAGCGTTCGGAGAGAAATCCTGAAGCGGGACGATTTCCAGTGCCAGGTCTGCGGACGCCTCGGCCCCGAGCGCGGCGGGAACATCGACCTCGAAGCGCACCACATGCGGGAGGACCCCGAGTACGTATATCGGGACCACGCGGACAACGGCACGACGATGTGCATCCCGTGTCACCACCTGATCACCCACCGGACGACGGCCGACGACCTCCTGTTCGCCCTCGACGACGTCGCCGCCGAGGTCAACCTCCTGTACAAGGACATCGAGATCCTCGTGTACCTGTACGAGCACGGCCCCGCGACGACGAGCGAGATCCGCGAGGCGACGAGCGGTTCCGCCCGGACGTCGATCATCGAGCGGCTCTGGACGCTGATGTCCGTAGACAGAGACGTCGATTCCCTCGACGGGCCGCTCATCGACAAAGACCTCGACACGGACGAGTGGGGGTACCCCGACGACATCGGTCGGACCGTCCGCGGACGCGTCCCCGAGGGAGAAGAGGAGTTAGTCAACCGGTTGCGGGACGAACTGCTCCGGCGGCTCCTCGATGCAGGCGTGAACCGATCGACCCTCGCGCTGTTCTTCGGTCGTTCTCGGAGAGCCACCTTCTACATCGCCAAGCGGGCCGGAGCGATCCGGGTCCCGTTCGACGACGAGTCTCACCCGGACGCGCTGATGGACGAAGACGAGTTCGACCGGGTGGTCGATGGGATGGAACGATTGTTCAGGGGTAGCGACCGGTCGAGATGACCGGTAATTGTTCAAGGGAGATGTGTGTAGC contains these protein-coding regions:
- a CDS encoding HNH endonuclease, with the translated sequence MSRSDGYRTFPTSVRREILKRDDFQCQVCGRLGPERGGNIDLEAHHMREDPEYVYRDHADNGTTMCIPCHHLITHRTTADDLLFALDDVAAEVNLLYKDIEILVYLYEHGPATTSEIREATSGSARTSIIERLWTLMSVDRDVDSLDGPLIDKDLDTDEWGYPDDIGRTVRGRVPEGEEELVNRLRDELLRRLLDAGVNRSTLALFFGRSRRATFYIAKRAGAIRVPFDDESHPDALMDEDEFDRVVDGMERLFRGSDRSR